The Streptomyces sp. NBC_00670 genome window below encodes:
- a CDS encoding SDR family NAD(P)-dependent oxidoreductase, producing MITGGTSGIGLAVAHRFVREGARVFVTGRDIDRLEAAVAEMGPAATGVRADVSDLADLDALYARVREEAGRIDVLVANAGIVADAALGAHTETNVDLTLAVNVKGTLFTVQKALPLLAENASLVVVGSSNSVRPNEQLEVYSASKAAVSNLVHNWARQSRERRFRVNVLSPGPTRTPGLLGVAGAAADRFAEATVPLGRLADAEEIAEAALFLASDASSFVTGAELFADGGYTRA from the coding sequence GTGATCACCGGAGGGACCAGCGGGATCGGGCTGGCCGTCGCCCACCGCTTCGTCAGGGAGGGCGCACGGGTCTTCGTGACCGGCCGGGACATCGACCGCCTCGAAGCGGCGGTCGCAGAGATGGGCCCCGCGGCCACCGGCGTACGCGCCGACGTCTCGGACCTGGCCGACCTGGACGCGCTCTACGCGCGCGTCCGCGAGGAGGCCGGACGCATCGACGTGCTGGTGGCCAACGCGGGAATCGTGGCGGACGCCGCGCTCGGCGCCCACACCGAGACGAACGTCGACCTGACGCTCGCCGTCAACGTCAAGGGCACGCTGTTCACCGTCCAGAAGGCGCTTCCGCTGCTGGCGGAGAACGCCTCTCTCGTGGTCGTCGGCTCGAGCAACAGCGTGCGGCCCAATGAACAGCTCGAGGTCTACAGCGCGTCGAAGGCGGCGGTGAGCAACCTCGTGCACAACTGGGCCCGGCAGTCACGGGAGCGCCGGTTCCGGGTCAACGTGCTCAGCCCGGGCCCCACGCGGACCCCCGGCCTGCTGGGCGTGGCAGGGGCGGCCGCCGACCGGTTCGCCGAGGCCACCGTGCCCCTGGGGCGGCTGGCCGACGCCGAGGAAATCGCCGAGGCCGCCCTCTTCCTGGCTTCGGACGCCTCGTCGTTCGTCACCGGCGCCGAACTCTTCGCCGACGGCGGCTACACCCGGGCCTGA
- a CDS encoding DUF3618 domain-containing protein yields the protein MASMAERSPSGPGGGTPATKEELRAQIAHTREELGRTVEELAAKTDVKARAREKAAAVRERAAGVPVVGAAVAVGAVVVVGVGVLVVRRVRRR from the coding sequence ATGGCATCGATGGCTGAACGGAGTCCGTCCGGGCCCGGTGGGGGCACCCCCGCCACCAAGGAGGAGCTGCGCGCGCAGATCGCGCACACCCGTGAGGAGCTGGGCCGCACGGTGGAGGAGCTGGCCGCGAAGACGGATGTGAAGGCCAGGGCGCGGGAGAAGGCGGCGGCGGTGCGGGAGCGGGCGGCGGGGGTGCCGGTGGTGGGGGCGGCGGTGGCCGTGGGCGCCGTGGTGGTCGTGGGGGTGGGGGTTCTGGTGGTGCGGAGGGTGCGTCGGCGCTGA
- the rfaE2 gene encoding D-glycero-beta-D-manno-heptose 1-phosphate adenylyltransferase: MADSTVRAPLLVVGDALLDRDVSGRAERLAPDAPVPVVADGEERLRPGGAALAAYLAARDGREVTLVTALGDDPAAHALRRLLEPWLTLVALPTTGALPEKTRVLAQGRPLVRVDRGTGRAAAATDEARAAVRSARAVLVSDYGRGAADVLRDALTERPPAVWDPHPRGGPPVPGTRLVTPAAAEAKAFTGDGGAPARDNDLRATAHGAAALVRDWRVGSVAVTLGARGALLSYGDFPLLVPAPEAHGGDSCGAGDRFAATAAGLLADGAATDEAVQGAVTTACAFVGAGGAGGLRWETAGSRARTAVGAKTGTTGDADPAAGDAERLLAHVRATGGTVVAAGGCFDLLHAGHVGLLQAARRIGDCLVVCVNSDASVRRRKGDGRPVNPLADRVRVLRALECVDAVAVFDEDTPEALLTRLKPDVWVKGGDYTHADLPEAALLDGWGGQTVLLPYLDGRSSTSLAARAAAAAAAGGAGGSDGGQRG; this comes from the coding sequence ATGGCTGACTCCACCGTGCGCGCGCCGTTGCTCGTCGTCGGGGACGCGCTGCTCGACCGGGACGTCTCCGGGCGCGCCGAGCGGCTCGCCCCCGACGCCCCCGTCCCCGTCGTCGCCGACGGCGAGGAACGGCTGCGCCCCGGCGGCGCCGCCCTCGCCGCCTACCTCGCCGCCCGCGACGGCCGCGAGGTCACCCTCGTCACCGCCCTCGGCGACGACCCCGCCGCCCACGCCCTGCGCCGGCTCCTCGAACCCTGGCTCACCCTCGTCGCCCTGCCCACCACCGGCGCGCTCCCCGAGAAGACCCGCGTGCTGGCCCAGGGCCGCCCGCTGGTCCGCGTCGACCGCGGCACCGGCCGTGCCGCCGCCGCCACCGACGAGGCCCGCGCCGCAGTCCGCTCGGCCCGCGCGGTACTCGTCTCCGATTACGGGCGCGGCGCCGCCGACGTGCTGCGCGACGCCCTCACCGAACGGCCCCCCGCCGTCTGGGACCCGCACCCCCGCGGCGGCCCGCCCGTGCCCGGCACCCGCCTGGTCACGCCGGCCGCCGCCGAGGCCAAGGCCTTCACCGGGGACGGCGGAGCCCCCGCCCGCGACAACGACCTGCGCGCCACCGCCCACGGCGCCGCCGCCCTCGTACGGGACTGGCGGGTCGGCTCGGTCGCCGTCACCCTCGGCGCCCGCGGCGCCCTGCTGTCGTACGGCGACTTCCCGCTGCTCGTCCCGGCGCCCGAGGCGCACGGCGGCGACAGCTGCGGCGCGGGCGACCGGTTCGCCGCCACGGCCGCCGGGCTCCTCGCCGACGGCGCCGCCACCGACGAGGCCGTCCAGGGCGCGGTCACCACGGCCTGCGCCTTCGTCGGCGCGGGCGGGGCGGGCGGGCTGCGGTGGGAGACGGCCGGTTCGAGGGCCCGTACGGCGGTCGGTGCGAAAACCGGTACGACTGGTGACGCCGACCCCGCCGCGGGCGACGCCGAGCGGCTCCTCGCGCACGTCCGCGCCACCGGCGGCACGGTCGTCGCCGCCGGCGGCTGCTTCGACCTGCTGCACGCCGGCCACGTCGGACTGCTCCAGGCGGCCCGGCGGATCGGCGACTGCCTCGTCGTCTGCGTCAACTCCGACGCCTCCGTGCGCCGCCGCAAGGGCGACGGCCGCCCCGTCAACCCTCTCGCGGACCGCGTCCGGGTGCTGCGCGCGCTGGAGTGCGTGGACGCCGTCGCCGTCTTCGACGAAGACACCCCCGAGGCCCTGCTCACCCGGCTCAAGCCCGACGTGTGGGTCAAGGGCGGCGACTACACCCACGCCGACCTTCCCGAGGCCGCGCTGCTCGACGGCTGGGGCGGGCAGACCGTGCTGCTCCCCTACCTCGACGGCCGCTCCAGCACCAGCCTCGCCGCCCGCGCGGCGGCCGCCGCGGCGGCGGGAGGAGCGGGCGGGAGCGACGGCGGACAGCGCGGCTGA
- a CDS encoding glycosyltransferase family 2 protein — MTDHERAVSENEDDRTTVVVITHNRRAELLRTLEKLAALPEAPPVIVTDNGSTDGTAEAVAERHPWVTLLRPGRNLGAVGRNLAVERVRTPYVAFCDDDSWWEPGALAAAADLLDRHARLAAVTARILVEPAGTEDPIVAELRDSPIPGPEWLPGPALGSFLAAATVLRADAFRAVGGFSPRLWLGGEEELLAADLAAAGWWLAYAEELTIHHAPSVARDAALRRAHGIRNTLWFSWLRRPVGVALRRTVHMVRTVPWDVTSVRGFAWAVAGVPWVVRERRVVPPEVESRLRLLDEAQRRSKARRYGP; from the coding sequence ATGACGGACCACGAGCGCGCCGTGAGCGAAAACGAGGACGACCGTACGACCGTCGTCGTCATCACGCACAACCGGCGGGCCGAACTCCTGCGCACGCTGGAGAAGTTGGCCGCGCTGCCGGAGGCGCCGCCGGTGATCGTCACCGACAACGGCTCCACCGACGGCACGGCGGAGGCGGTCGCCGAGCGGCACCCCTGGGTGACGCTGCTGCGGCCCGGCCGCAACCTCGGCGCGGTGGGCCGCAACCTGGCCGTGGAGCGGGTGCGGACCCCGTACGTGGCGTTCTGCGACGACGACTCCTGGTGGGAGCCGGGGGCGCTGGCCGCGGCGGCCGATCTGCTCGACCGGCACGCGCGGCTCGCCGCCGTCACCGCACGGATCCTGGTGGAACCGGCGGGCACCGAGGACCCCATCGTCGCCGAGCTGCGCGACTCGCCGATCCCCGGGCCCGAGTGGCTGCCCGGGCCCGCGCTCGGGTCCTTCCTCGCGGCGGCGACCGTGCTGCGGGCGGACGCGTTCCGGGCGGTCGGAGGGTTCTCGCCCCGGTTGTGGCTGGGCGGGGAGGAGGAACTGCTGGCGGCGGACCTGGCGGCGGCGGGGTGGTGGCTGGCGTACGCGGAGGAGCTGACGATCCACCATGCGCCGTCGGTGGCGCGGGACGCCGCGTTGCGGCGGGCGCACGGGATCCGGAACACGCTGTGGTTCTCGTGGTTGCGGAGGCCGGTGGGGGTGGCGTTGCGGCGGACGGTGCACATGGTGCGGACGGTGCCGTGGGATGTGACGTCGGTGCGGGGGTTCGCGTGGGCGGTGGCGGGGGTGCCGTGGGTGGTGCGGGAGCGGAGGGTGGTGCCCCCGGAGGTGGAATCCAGGCTGCGCCTGCTGGACGAGGCCCAGCGCCGCTCGAAGGCGCGCCGGTACGGTCCCTGA
- a CDS encoding FUSC family protein encodes MHWYRTATQAVRGQVRAGVLTAHRAWAGPGRERDLVVQAFKAALAAFLAWLAAGWWLNAPVAFVAPWVAIVLVESTVYRSIAHGLQQLAAIATGTVVATAFALALNSTLLAMAVVLPAAVLLGNWRRLDSQGIYAATGALFVLTGPSVGVLTSAARIGEAVFGALVGIAVNVLIRPPVYLRSPRAALEDAADEARSVMEDVAEGLDGGEWDAAEAGDWHERALHLSRLVDQARSALGWSRESLRVNPRRRSRTVAEPGSAYDDAVAVFDYVAVHTAGVTRTVLETVGEDRKASWPGSTIAGPYAAFLRRAADAVRLYGAVRFDDGSAAELDEAVAGLRRSLDELRRRLPDAATGDPEDLATYGTLLTQARRLADQLAPAEHDG; translated from the coding sequence ATGCACTGGTATCGCACGGCGACGCAGGCCGTCCGCGGGCAGGTGAGGGCCGGGGTCCTCACGGCCCACCGGGCGTGGGCGGGACCGGGTCGCGAACGTGACCTGGTCGTGCAGGCGTTCAAGGCGGCGCTCGCCGCCTTTCTCGCCTGGCTCGCCGCCGGCTGGTGGCTGAACGCGCCCGTCGCCTTCGTCGCCCCCTGGGTCGCCATCGTCCTCGTCGAGTCGACGGTGTACCGCTCCATCGCGCACGGGCTGCAACAGCTCGCCGCGATCGCCACCGGAACCGTCGTCGCCACGGCCTTCGCCCTCGCCCTGAACAGCACGCTGCTCGCGATGGCCGTGGTGCTGCCCGCCGCCGTCCTGCTGGGCAACTGGCGGCGCCTGGACAGCCAGGGGATCTACGCGGCCACCGGCGCCCTCTTCGTCCTCACCGGCCCGTCCGTCGGCGTGCTGACCTCCGCCGCCCGGATCGGCGAGGCCGTCTTCGGCGCCCTGGTCGGCATCGCCGTCAACGTGCTGATCCGGCCGCCGGTGTATCTGCGCAGCCCGCGCGCCGCCCTGGAGGACGCGGCCGACGAGGCGCGGTCCGTGATGGAGGACGTGGCCGAGGGGCTCGACGGCGGCGAGTGGGACGCGGCCGAGGCCGGCGACTGGCACGAGCGCGCCCTCCACCTCAGCCGCCTCGTCGACCAGGCCCGCTCCGCCCTCGGGTGGAGCCGGGAGAGCCTGCGCGTCAACCCGCGCCGCCGCTCCCGTACCGTCGCCGAGCCGGGCAGTGCGTACGACGACGCCGTCGCCGTCTTCGACTACGTCGCCGTCCACACCGCCGGCGTCACCCGCACCGTCCTGGAGACCGTGGGCGAGGACCGCAAAGCCTCCTGGCCCGGCTCCACGATCGCCGGCCCCTACGCCGCGTTCCTGCGCCGGGCCGCCGACGCCGTACGCCTCTACGGCGCGGTCCGCTTCGACGACGGCTCCGCGGCGGAGCTCGACGAGGCCGTCGCGGGGCTGCGCCGCTCCCTCGACGAACTGCGCCGCCGGCTGCCCGACGCGGCCACCGGCGACCCCGAGGACCTCGCCACGTACGGCACCCTGCTCACCCAGGCCCGCCGCCTCGCCGACCAGCTCGCGCCCGCGGAACATGACGGGTGA
- a CDS encoding glycosyltransferase family 9 protein, whose amino-acid sequence MTQRTAPPPPAAPRRPRLLVLRALGLGDLLAGVPALRALRRAFPEHETVLAAPADLAPLAAASGAVDRLLPAAAPGRAVPTALDWTGPPPDLAVDLHGKGPESLRPLRALHPRRVLAFAAPDGPPWYAEEHERARWCRLLTSYGIPADPADLRLPPPDAPSPAPGAVVLHPGAGAPSRCWPVDRYAAVAAGLRARGRRVVVTAGPGEEELAAGLARRADMPAEDVLTGGLPLAGLAALVAGADAVVSGDTGLAHLAVAYGTPSVTLFGPVPPSQWGPPPHPRHRALWHPGPPGDPHAPTPDPALLRITPDEVLDALRRLPAADPAPLPASR is encoded by the coding sequence ATGACCCAGCGCACCGCCCCGCCGCCCCCCGCCGCTCCCCGCCGTCCCCGCCTCCTCGTGCTGCGGGCGCTGGGCCTCGGGGACCTGCTCGCCGGGGTGCCCGCGCTGCGCGCGCTGCGCCGGGCCTTCCCGGAGCACGAGACCGTGCTGGCCGCGCCCGCGGACCTGGCCCCCCTCGCCGCGGCGAGCGGCGCCGTCGACCGGCTGCTGCCCGCCGCCGCCCCGGGGCGGGCCGTCCCCACCGCCCTCGACTGGACCGGGCCGCCCCCCGACCTCGCCGTCGACCTGCACGGCAAGGGCCCCGAGAGCCTGCGTCCGCTCCGGGCGCTGCACCCCCGCCGGGTCCTCGCCTTCGCGGCCCCGGACGGCCCGCCCTGGTACGCCGAGGAGCACGAACGCGCCCGCTGGTGCCGGCTGCTCACCTCCTACGGCATCCCCGCCGACCCCGCCGACCTGCGGCTCCCCCCGCCGGACGCGCCCTCCCCGGCGCCCGGCGCGGTCGTCCTGCACCCCGGCGCCGGGGCCCCCTCCCGCTGCTGGCCCGTCGACCGGTACGCCGCCGTCGCCGCCGGGCTCCGCGCCAGGGGCCGGCGGGTGGTCGTCACCGCCGGACCGGGGGAGGAGGAGCTGGCGGCCGGACTGGCCCGGCGCGCGGACATGCCCGCCGAGGACGTCCTCACCGGCGGCCTGCCGCTCGCGGGGCTCGCCGCGCTCGTCGCCGGCGCGGACGCCGTCGTCAGCGGCGACACCGGGCTCGCGCATCTGGCCGTCGCGTACGGCACCCCGTCCGTCACCCTCTTCGGACCCGTCCCGCCCAGCCAGTGGGGCCCGCCCCCGCACCCCCGCCACCGCGCCCTGTGGCACCCCGGCCCGCCGGGCGACCCGCACGCCCCCACCCCCGACCCGGCACTCCTCCGCATCACCCCGGACGAGGTGCTCGACGCCCTCCGCCGGCTGCCGGCCGCCGACCCCGCCCCCCTCCCAGCCTCCCGGTGA
- a CDS encoding DUF3040 domain-containing protein encodes MEAALRRGNRRLDRRLRTLRVRRGPDPRRLAAYEPRTAVVGVWLCVAVALMVTGICTGEPAVIWTFAAVWPLALFGVFRLLCRWSKP; translated from the coding sequence ATGGAGGCCGCTCTGCGGCGCGGCAACCGGCGGCTGGACCGGCGGTTGCGGACGCTGCGGGTGCGCCGGGGTCCGGACCCGCGCCGGCTCGCGGCGTACGAGCCGCGGACGGCGGTGGTGGGTGTCTGGCTGTGCGTGGCGGTGGCGCTGATGGTGACGGGGATCTGCACGGGGGAGCCGGCGGTCATCTGGACGTTCGCGGCGGTGTGGCCGCTGGCGTTGTTCGGGGTCTTCCGGCTGCTGTGCCGGTGGTCGAAGCCCTGA
- a CDS encoding TraR/DksA family transcriptional regulator yields the protein MPTEEELSARDLDDLRARLTAQEEGLRAELAAVDAQTATLYTDCDLDAGDLGAKVTAADRLRSDAERARTLLERTRTALDRLGTPAYGRCTVCGEPIARDRLLAVPHADVCVRCGRGPDRTR from the coding sequence ATGCCGACCGAAGAAGAACTGTCAGCCCGGGATCTCGACGACCTCCGTGCCCGGCTCACCGCGCAGGAGGAGGGGCTGCGCGCGGAGCTGGCGGCCGTGGACGCGCAGACCGCCACGCTCTACACGGACTGCGATCTGGACGCGGGCGATCTCGGCGCGAAGGTGACCGCCGCCGACCGTCTGCGCTCGGACGCCGAACGGGCGCGGACCCTGCTGGAGCGGACCCGCACCGCGCTGGACCGCCTCGGCACCCCCGCGTACGGGCGGTGCACGGTGTGCGGCGAGCCGATCGCGCGCGACCGGCTGCTCGCCGTTCCGCACGCCGACGTCTGCGTCCGCTGCGGCCGGGGGCCGGACAGGACCCGTTGA
- a CDS encoding glycosyltransferase family 2 protein, whose product MTRAPAVGIALATRDRADTLATTLEHLLALPERPPVVVADNGSTDGTRAMLARRFPEVRVLALPANRGALARTDAVRALDTPYVAFSDDDSWWEPGALATAARLLDAHPRLGLLSARTLVGPANAPDPLNAVLAGSPLGTDPDLPGTRVLGFLGCAAVARRTAYLDAGGYHPLLFFGAEETLLAYDLAARGWGVTHCPEVVAHHHPAVSDRPHRSAVVRRNELLTAWLRRPLPHAAGRTRRLAADARHDPVARRALREALVRLPAALRQRRPLPPEVERAVRLLERAPARQEEPV is encoded by the coding sequence ATGACCCGCGCCCCCGCCGTCGGCATCGCCCTCGCCACCCGCGACCGTGCCGACACCCTCGCCACCACCCTCGAACACCTGCTCGCGCTCCCGGAACGGCCGCCCGTCGTCGTCGCCGACAACGGCTCCACCGACGGCACCCGCGCGATGCTCGCCCGCCGCTTCCCCGAGGTCCGCGTCCTCGCCCTCCCCGCCAATCGGGGCGCCCTCGCCCGCACCGACGCCGTACGCGCCCTCGACACCCCCTACGTGGCGTTCAGCGACGACGATTCCTGGTGGGAGCCCGGCGCCCTCGCCACCGCCGCCCGGCTGCTCGACGCCCACCCCCGGCTCGGACTGCTCTCCGCCCGCACCCTGGTCGGTCCCGCGAACGCGCCCGACCCGCTCAACGCCGTCCTCGCCGGCTCCCCGCTCGGCACGGACCCCGACCTGCCCGGCACCCGCGTCCTCGGCTTCCTCGGCTGTGCCGCCGTCGCCCGCCGCACCGCCTACCTCGACGCGGGCGGCTACCACCCGCTGTTGTTCTTCGGCGCCGAGGAGACCCTGCTCGCCTACGACCTCGCCGCCCGCGGCTGGGGCGTCACCCACTGCCCCGAGGTGGTCGCCCACCACCACCCGGCGGTCTCGGACCGCCCGCACCGCTCCGCCGTCGTCCGCCGCAACGAACTGCTCACCGCCTGGCTGCGCCGCCCCCTGCCCCACGCCGCCGGCCGCACCCGGCGGCTGGCCGCCGACGCCCGCCACGACCCCGTCGCCCGCCGCGCGCTGCGCGAGGCGCTGGTGCGGCTGCCGGCCGCGCTGCGGCAGCGCCGACCGCTGCCGCCGGAGGTGGAACGGGCCGTCCGCCTGCTGGAGCGGGCCCCCGCGCGGCAGGAGGAGCCGGTATGA
- a CDS encoding glycosyltransferase, with amino-acid sequence MRIAMVSEHASPLAALGGPDAGGQNVYVARLSEELTRRGHQVTVYTRRDAAALPDRVPLPCGAVVEHVPAGPAEPIPKDELFAHMPAFGAYLARVWARERDRPEVVHAHFWMSGIAAQLGAHPHGIPVVQTFHALGTVKRRHQGRADTSPPERIGVERGIGRTCDRVLATCSDEVHELAAMGVPSRRVSVVPCGVDAEQFRPEQFRPAGERPGAGRADGGARVGAWQAPERSGTAARWQVPERRAAHRLLAIGRLVRRKGYDQAIQALPRIPDTELLIAGGPQEHLLPDDAEAERLVRLAGDLGVGDRVRLLGAVDPARMPELMRSADLVLCTPAYEPFGIVPLEAMACGVPVVATDVGGHRDSVADRVTGRLVPPGDPGAIAAAVRELLDDTALRRRYGAAGRDRVLARFTWQRVALGAEQVYRQVASDRELRTEVA; translated from the coding sequence ATGAGGATCGCCATGGTGTCCGAGCACGCGAGTCCGCTCGCCGCGCTCGGCGGCCCCGACGCCGGAGGCCAGAACGTGTACGTGGCTCGCCTGTCGGAGGAGCTGACCAGGCGCGGCCACCAGGTCACCGTCTACACCCGGCGGGACGCGGCAGCGCTGCCCGACCGGGTGCCACTGCCGTGCGGCGCCGTCGTCGAGCATGTGCCGGCCGGGCCGGCCGAGCCGATCCCGAAGGACGAACTGTTCGCGCACATGCCCGCGTTCGGGGCGTACCTGGCCCGGGTCTGGGCCCGTGAGCGGGACCGGCCGGAGGTGGTGCACGCGCACTTCTGGATGTCCGGCATCGCGGCGCAGCTCGGCGCGCACCCGCACGGCATCCCGGTCGTGCAGACGTTCCACGCCCTCGGCACGGTCAAGCGGCGCCACCAGGGACGGGCGGACACCAGCCCGCCCGAACGGATCGGCGTGGAGCGGGGCATCGGGCGTACGTGCGACCGGGTGCTCGCCACGTGCAGCGACGAGGTGCACGAACTCGCCGCGATGGGCGTCCCGTCGCGGCGGGTGTCGGTGGTGCCGTGCGGGGTGGACGCGGAGCAGTTCCGGCCGGAGCAGTTCCGGCCGGCGGGGGAGCGGCCGGGGGCCGGGCGTGCCGACGGGGGCGCGCGGGTGGGCGCGTGGCAGGCCCCGGAACGCTCCGGGACGGCGGCGCGGTGGCAGGTGCCGGAGCGGCGGGCGGCGCACCGGCTGCTCGCCATCGGCCGGCTGGTCCGCCGCAAGGGCTACGACCAGGCCATCCAGGCCCTGCCGCGCATCCCCGACACCGAACTGCTCATCGCCGGCGGCCCCCAGGAGCACCTGCTCCCCGACGACGCCGAGGCCGAACGGCTGGTCCGGCTCGCCGGGGACCTCGGCGTCGGCGACCGGGTACGGCTGCTCGGCGCGGTCGACCCGGCGCGGATGCCGGAACTGATGCGCAGCGCCGACCTCGTCCTGTGCACGCCCGCGTACGAGCCCTTCGGGATCGTGCCGCTGGAGGCCATGGCCTGCGGCGTGCCGGTCGTGGCCACGGACGTCGGCGGCCACCGCGACAGCGTGGCCGACCGGGTCACCGGGCGGCTCGTCCCGCCCGGCGACCCCGGCGCGATCGCCGCGGCGGTCCGCGAACTCCTCGACGACACGGCGCTGCGGCGACGCTACGGCGCCGCCGGCCGCGACCGCGTCCTCGCCCGCTTCACCTGGCAGCGGGTGGCGCTCGGCGCGGAACAGGTGTACCGCCAGGTCGCGTCGGACCGGGAGCTGCGCACGGAGGTCGCCTGA
- a CDS encoding YihY/virulence factor BrkB family protein: MSRLSKLGHRHQNADADADARADADAGAAAGADPDGGGEGGAQRYGPDPDVERRAPDTPTELPARSWKAVLKGTLREFQDDELTDRAAALTYYGVLALFPALLVLVSILGMTGKSTTDKLLDQVNDLAPGSVGDIVTNAVHQLQGSGGIGSIMAVVGIVLALWSASGYIAAFIRTANAVYDMPEGRPVWKVLPLRLGVTVVLMVLAVISSCIVVFTGGIAKRAGDALGLGDTALTVWSIAKWPVLVVLVTIMIAILYWATPNAKVRGFRWITPGSALALLIWLVASAGFAFYVANFGSYNKTYGTMAGVIVFLVWLWISNLAILLGLEFDAETARQRAVAGGLPPDEEPYAEPRDTRAWDEQDKRRLENE, from the coding sequence ATGTCTCGGCTATCGAAACTAGGACACAGGCACCAGAACGCGGACGCCGACGCCGACGCGCGTGCGGACGCCGACGCGGGCGCTGCCGCGGGCGCGGACCCGGACGGCGGGGGCGAGGGCGGGGCACAGCGGTACGGTCCGGACCCGGACGTGGAGCGCCGTGCCCCGGACACGCCGACCGAGCTGCCCGCGCGCTCCTGGAAGGCGGTGCTCAAGGGCACCCTGCGCGAGTTCCAGGACGACGAGCTGACCGACCGCGCCGCCGCGCTCACCTACTACGGGGTGCTGGCCCTGTTCCCCGCGCTGCTGGTCCTGGTCTCGATACTCGGCATGACGGGGAAGTCGACCACCGACAAACTGCTGGACCAGGTCAACGACCTCGCCCCCGGTTCGGTCGGGGACATCGTCACCAACGCGGTGCACCAGTTGCAGGGCAGCGGCGGCATCGGCTCGATCATGGCGGTGGTCGGCATCGTCCTGGCGCTGTGGTCGGCGTCGGGCTACATCGCCGCGTTCATCCGTACGGCCAACGCGGTGTACGACATGCCCGAGGGCCGGCCGGTGTGGAAGGTGCTGCCGCTGCGGCTCGGGGTGACGGTGGTGCTGATGGTGCTGGCCGTCATCAGCTCCTGCATCGTGGTGTTCACCGGCGGCATCGCCAAGCGGGCCGGTGACGCCCTCGGGCTCGGTGACACGGCGCTGACGGTGTGGTCCATCGCGAAGTGGCCGGTGCTGGTGGTCCTGGTGACGATCATGATCGCGATCCTGTACTGGGCCACGCCCAACGCGAAGGTCCGCGGCTTCCGGTGGATCACCCCCGGCAGTGCGCTCGCGCTGCTGATCTGGCTCGTCGCCTCCGCCGGGTTCGCGTTCTACGTCGCCAACTTCGGCTCGTACAACAAGACGTACGGGACCATGGCCGGCGTCATCGTCTTCCTGGTGTGGCTGTGGATCAGCAACCTGGCGATCCTGCTGGGCCTGGAGTTCGACGCGGAGACCGCACGGCAGCGGGCGGTGGCGGGCGGCTTGCCGCCGGACGAGGAGCCGTACGCGGAACCGCGGGACACGCGGGCGTGGGACGAGCAGGACAAGCGTCGCCTGGAGAACGAGTGA
- a CDS encoding polysaccharide pyruvyl transferase family protein codes for MRRRILLVGWFSFADGEATAGDVLALRRVEDVLDRAGLAHDAVWSPGFRPGGLHFDAVRPGDYTHLVFLCGPLHGPQVAALHERFPGCVRIAVGVSVVDPGSAAVTGFHRVLPRDAPSREPVRDLAAGAPQMSSAPVAGVVLTHGQGEYGGRRRHDEVADVLTRWLGGKDCARLPLETRLDAHDWRLAATAGQLQSVISRLDVVVTDRLHGMVLALRAGVPALAVDPVEGGAKVTAQAHACGWPAVVGAERLDVRRLEHWWDWCLTSGRAAARQVREEFRGAAGAGVTTGAGDGTAGLLAALRTRESGAPRGG; via the coding sequence GTGCGACGAAGGATTCTGCTGGTCGGCTGGTTCAGCTTCGCGGACGGCGAGGCGACCGCGGGCGACGTCCTGGCCCTGCGCCGGGTGGAGGACGTCCTCGACCGGGCCGGCCTCGCCCACGACGCGGTCTGGAGCCCCGGCTTCCGCCCCGGGGGGCTGCACTTCGACGCCGTCCGGCCGGGGGACTACACGCATCTGGTTTTCCTGTGCGGGCCGCTGCACGGGCCGCAGGTGGCGGCGCTGCACGAGCGGTTCCCCGGGTGCGTACGGATCGCGGTGGGCGTCTCCGTGGTCGACCCCGGCAGCGCGGCGGTCACCGGGTTCCACCGGGTGCTGCCCCGGGACGCGCCCTCCCGCGAACCGGTGCGGGACCTCGCCGCGGGCGCGCCGCAGATGTCCTCCGCGCCGGTGGCCGGGGTGGTCCTGACCCACGGGCAGGGCGAGTACGGGGGACGCCGACGGCACGACGAGGTCGCGGACGTGCTCACGCGCTGGCTCGGCGGCAAGGACTGCGCGCGGCTGCCGCTGGAGACCCGGCTGGACGCCCACGACTGGCGGCTGGCCGCGACGGCGGGTCAACTCCAGTCCGTGATCAGCCGGTTGGACGTGGTGGTGACCGACCGGCTGCACGGCATGGTGCTGGCGCTGCGGGCCGGGGTGCCCGCGCTGGCCGTCGACCCGGTCGAGGGCGGCGCGAAGGTGACCGCCCAGGCCCACGCCTGCGGCTGGCCCGCGGTGGTCGGCGCCGAACGGCTGGACGTACGGCGCCTCGAGCACTGGTGGGACTGGTGTCTGACGTCGGGACGGGCGGCGGCCAGGCAGGTGCGGGAGGAGTTCCGCGGGGCGGCCGGGGCGGGTGTGACGACCGGTGCGGGGGACGGTACGGCGGGGCTGCTCGCGGCCCTTCGCACACGGGAGTCGGGGGCCCCGCGCGGTGGTTAG